One genomic segment of uncultured Desulfobacter sp. includes these proteins:
- a CDS encoding NAD(+)/NADH kinase, translating to MSKQRIGLVIKDEDHAQSKARELIRHIGDRCLVIDTQAPTPPPIPEDLICIVVLGGDGTFLSVARYIGDSDIPLMGIKFGEVGFLAETTEDLLCKMVEMVFKGDYLIQERSRLNIRVVRDSKCIVDEDVLNDAVINKAALSRLASCAVYLDDTYLTTYRADGLIVATPTGSTAYSLAAGGPVVHPEVPSIILTPICPFTLTNRPLIIPDHTRVEINLKGSPEDMILTLDGQEGFDMHTCDKIHIQKSRHNVKMISFEPHSYFKVLKTRLHWSGGRS from the coding sequence GTGAGTAAGCAACGCATCGGACTTGTAATAAAAGATGAGGACCACGCCCAAAGCAAAGCCCGGGAACTAATCCGGCATATAGGTGACAGATGCCTGGTCATTGACACCCAGGCCCCAACGCCGCCGCCCATCCCCGAAGATCTGATTTGCATTGTTGTGCTTGGCGGAGACGGCACATTTTTAAGTGTGGCCCGGTATATCGGCGACTCGGACATTCCTTTGATGGGCATCAAATTCGGTGAAGTGGGATTTCTTGCCGAAACCACAGAGGATCTTCTTTGCAAAATGGTCGAGATGGTGTTTAAAGGGGATTATCTTATCCAGGAACGCAGCCGCCTCAATATCCGGGTGGTCCGGGACAGTAAGTGCATCGTGGATGAGGATGTGCTGAATGATGCGGTGATCAATAAGGCGGCTCTGTCGAGGCTTGCCTCATGCGCCGTATATCTGGATGACACCTACTTGACCACCTACCGGGCCGATGGTCTGATCGTGGCTACACCCACGGGTTCCACGGCCTATTCCCTGGCCGCAGGCGGGCCTGTGGTTCATCCCGAAGTGCCCTCCATCATCCTGACCCCGATCTGTCCCTTTACCCTGACCAACCGGCCGTTGATCATTCCGGACCATACCCGGGTCGAAATCAACCTGAAAGGCAGTCCCGAGGATATGATTCTGACCCTGGACGGCCAGGAGGGCTTTGATATGCATACCTGTGACAAAATCCACATTCAAAAAAGCCGCCACAACGTAAAAATGATTTCCTTTGAACCCCATTCCTATTTCAAGGTGCTGAAGACGCGTTTGCATTGGAGCGGCGGCAGATCTTAA
- a CDS encoding alpha/beta hydrolase, giving the protein MKLVIQIIAMALSCYGMIVTALYFFQEKMLFFPMGQAFGDCRQMERYGAEAVSSNGIRYYLKRTASAESWIIVFHGNAGNACDRTYFFDLLNGLKSHVVLYEYPGYGGDNRKPGEKTILEQALMLVKEIKNKEIKTRNDRHLPVFLLGESLGTGVATWVSSQTPVSGLILISAYTAIVDVARHHYPWLPVQYLLRHRFEASVWASETTTPAILFHGIEDDIIPIKFARQQVKHFRSDAELFEIEHCGHNDIVDTGKTLIKKEINRFVSAAGG; this is encoded by the coding sequence ATGAAACTGGTCATTCAAATAATTGCCATGGCGCTATCCTGCTATGGTATGATCGTGACGGCACTTTACTTTTTCCAGGAAAAAATGCTGTTTTTCCCCATGGGTCAGGCCTTTGGAGATTGCCGTCAGATGGAACGATACGGGGCAGAGGCCGTTAGCTCAAATGGGATTCGGTATTATTTAAAACGAACAGCATCTGCTGAAAGCTGGATCATCGTTTTCCACGGCAATGCCGGGAACGCCTGTGACCGAACTTATTTTTTCGATCTGTTGAACGGTCTGAAATCCCATGTGGTGTTATACGAATATCCCGGATACGGGGGAGACAACCGGAAACCGGGTGAAAAGACAATCCTTGAACAGGCACTGATGCTGGTCAAAGAAATCAAAAACAAGGAGATCAAAACCAGGAACGATCGCCATCTTCCTGTCTTTCTTTTGGGGGAGTCCTTGGGCACCGGTGTTGCCACATGGGTTTCCTCACAGACGCCGGTATCCGGGCTTATCCTAATTTCAGCCTACACAGCCATCGTTGATGTCGCCAGGCACCACTATCCGTGGCTTCCGGTTCAATATCTGTTGAGACACCGGTTTGAAGCATCGGTCTGGGCATCTGAAACCACCACCCCTGCGATTCTTTTTCACGGGATTGAGGATGATATTATCCCCATCAAATTTGCCAGACAACAGGTTAAGCATTTTAGATCAGATGCAGAACTGTTTGAAATCGAACATTGCGGTCACAATGATATTGTTGATACCGGAAAGACGTTGATAAAAAAGGAAATCAATCGCTTTGTTTCGGCAGCCGGAGGATGA
- the polA gene encoding DNA polymerase I has product MAAPSTIYLIDGSAFLYRAFHAIRSLATSKGHPTNATFGFTRILLKLLKDKQPKYAGVFFDVKGPTFRHEMFDEYKANRPPMPEELAIQIPDIKAITKALNIPIIEKTGYEADDLVGTYARIAQEQGFKVIMVTGDKDFIQLITDDCTLWDPMKDTITDRSDVKAEMGIEPEQFIDVLGLAGDTSDNIPGVKGVGVKTAVKLIAEYGSIKSIYNNLDQLKKKKKLHENLTASKEIVDLSRDLATIDRHVDVKQSLTNFQLQEFDTHKAFELFQSFEFKALASEFSEKADKSKKIYKMIHTVADMETLVSELENKGVFAIDTETTDIDPTRADLVGLSFSYMNDAGFYIPVGHTNAGGIQMPEKDDVLRIFKPLLENPDIAKVGQNIKYDFIVLARYGIEIQGIVFDTMIASHLLNPGTRGHGLDRIAMNLFGHKMISYEEVTGKGKDQIGFQEVPLDLAADYAAEDADLTFMAYAVLKKQIEDKGLTPLMETIEVPLICVLAKMEMAGIRVDTDVLDQLSLEFKTELKTLEQKIYELAGEEFNINSSQQLGVILFEKLGLKTVKKTKKKTGYSTDVQVLTQLADTHEMPEKLLRYRTLGKLKSTYVDALSSLVHPDTGRIHTSFNQTITVTGRLSSSNPNLQNIPIRKPEGKKIRQAFIPANGCILISADYSQIELRLLAHCAKDPILIESFRNDEDIHTRTALEVFQVLPGLVTDEMRSQAKSINFGIIYGMSAFRLSNELGISRKMAGMYIDNYFKRYAGVKAFIDETIKQTRDTCEVSTLFGRKRRLDDIRSSNANLRNFAQRAAVNTPIQGSAADLIKLAMIKMQTALETEKMASKMLLSVHDEIIFEAPEQEKDKLMAMAKQIMENVTPLEVPLKVNFGAGANWAEAEH; this is encoded by the coding sequence ATGGCGGCACCAAGCACTATTTACCTGATCGACGGCAGCGCATTTTTATACCGGGCCTTTCATGCCATCCGCAGCCTGGCCACGTCAAAGGGGCATCCCACCAATGCCACATTCGGATTCACCCGAATCCTGCTTAAACTGCTTAAGGACAAACAACCCAAATACGCAGGCGTTTTCTTTGATGTCAAAGGCCCCACCTTTCGCCATGAAATGTTTGATGAATATAAAGCCAACCGCCCGCCCATGCCCGAAGAACTGGCCATTCAAATCCCGGACATCAAAGCAATTACTAAGGCGTTAAACATCCCCATTATCGAGAAAACCGGATATGAGGCGGATGATCTTGTGGGTACTTACGCCCGCATTGCCCAAGAGCAAGGATTCAAGGTGATCATGGTCACAGGAGACAAAGATTTTATCCAGTTGATCACGGATGACTGCACCCTGTGGGATCCCATGAAGGACACGATCACCGACCGGTCAGATGTAAAAGCGGAAATGGGAATTGAACCCGAGCAATTTATTGATGTGCTGGGCCTTGCCGGAGACACTTCAGACAACATCCCCGGTGTAAAAGGCGTGGGGGTAAAAACCGCTGTTAAACTGATCGCCGAATACGGTTCCATCAAAAGTATTTACAATAATCTGGACCAGCTTAAAAAAAAGAAAAAACTGCATGAAAACCTGACGGCTTCCAAAGAAATAGTCGATTTAAGCCGGGATCTTGCCACCATTGACCGGCATGTGGATGTCAAGCAGTCCCTGACCAATTTTCAACTGCAGGAATTTGACACCCACAAAGCTTTTGAACTGTTCCAGTCATTTGAATTTAAAGCCCTTGCCTCGGAATTTTCTGAAAAAGCAGACAAATCTAAAAAAATCTATAAAATGATCCACACCGTTGCCGACATGGAAACTCTGGTGTCGGAACTTGAAAACAAAGGGGTCTTTGCCATTGACACGGAGACCACAGACATTGACCCCACGCGGGCGGATCTTGTGGGCCTGTCCTTTTCATACATGAATGATGCCGGGTTTTATATCCCGGTGGGACACACCAATGCCGGCGGCATACAGATGCCGGAAAAAGACGATGTCCTTCGCATTTTCAAACCCTTGCTTGAGAATCCCGACATCGCCAAAGTGGGTCAGAACATCAAATATGACTTTATTGTTCTGGCCCGGTACGGCATTGAAATCCAAGGCATTGTGTTTGACACCATGATTGCCTCCCACCTGCTCAATCCCGGCACCCGGGGACATGGCCTGGACCGCATTGCCATGAATCTTTTCGGGCACAAAATGATTTCCTACGAAGAAGTTACCGGCAAGGGCAAAGACCAGATCGGATTCCAGGAAGTCCCCCTTGACCTTGCCGCAGATTATGCGGCAGAGGACGCAGATCTGACTTTCATGGCATATGCGGTATTGAAAAAACAAATCGAGGACAAGGGTCTTACCCCTTTGATGGAAACCATTGAAGTGCCTTTGATCTGTGTTCTGGCAAAAATGGAGATGGCAGGGATCCGTGTGGATACGGATGTGCTTGACCAACTGTCACTGGAGTTTAAAACAGAGCTGAAAACCCTTGAACAAAAAATTTACGAACTTGCCGGGGAAGAATTCAACATCAATTCATCCCAGCAACTTGGGGTCATCCTGTTTGAAAAGTTAGGCCTTAAAACCGTTAAAAAAACAAAAAAAAAAACCGGGTACTCCACGGATGTCCAGGTACTCACCCAACTTGCCGACACCCATGAAATGCCTGAAAAATTGTTGCGCTACAGAACGCTTGGCAAACTGAAATCCACTTATGTGGATGCCCTGTCTTCACTGGTACATCCGGATACCGGACGCATCCACACCTCCTTTAACCAGACCATAACCGTCACCGGTCGCCTGTCATCGTCCAACCCGAATCTGCAGAACATTCCCATTCGCAAGCCCGAAGGGAAAAAAATCAGGCAGGCCTTTATCCCGGCAAACGGCTGTATCCTTATTTCTGCGGATTATTCCCAGATAGAATTGCGGCTTTTGGCCCATTGCGCCAAGGACCCCATTCTCATTGAATCCTTCCGGAACGACGAGGATATTCACACCCGTACGGCGTTGGAAGTTTTCCAGGTGCTGCCCGGTCTTGTCACCGATGAGATGCGCAGCCAGGCCAAATCCATCAACTTCGGCATCATTTATGGTATGAGCGCATTCCGCCTGTCAAATGAGTTGGGCATCAGCCGGAAAATGGCAGGCATGTATATTGACAATTATTTCAAGCGCTATGCAGGGGTCAAAGCATTCATCGACGAGACCATCAAGCAAACCCGGGACACCTGCGAGGTATCCACCCTATTCGGCAGAAAACGCAGACTGGATGACATCCGTTCATCCAACGCTAATTTGCGCAACTTTGCCCAAAGGGCTGCCGTAAACACCCCTATCCAGGGCAGTGCTGCGGATTTGATCAAGCTTGCTATGATCAAAATGCAGACAGCCCTTGAAACTGAAAAAATGGCATCAAAAATGCTTTTATCCGTGCACGATGAAATTATCTTTGAAGCCCCGGAACAGGAAAAAGACAAACTCATGGCCATGGCAAAGCAGATTATGGAAAATGTTACACCCCTGGAAGTGCCACTGAAGGTGAACTTTGGTGCCGGCGCGAACTGGGCCGAGGCAGAACATTAA
- the purN gene encoding phosphoribosylglycinamide formyltransferase yields MVEKLKVGTLISGGGTNLQAIIDACNQGRIDAEIVFTGSDVGGVKGLDRAKKAGIDTFVVDYARIIANCREVRDIDSLLPKDFDLEVILGKQRLVDVEKNRETALFFIKSRVIAERQLLDNIESYDMDLLVLAGFMRVLTPYFIDQINTNALGHRIMNIHPALLPAFPGIDGYGDTFRYGCKIGGCTVHFVDYGEDTGPIIGQKAFEIGDGDTLEDVKEKGLQKEWELYPACIQKFAQSR; encoded by the coding sequence ATGGTTGAAAAATTAAAGGTCGGTACATTGATATCCGGCGGCGGTACCAACTTGCAAGCTATTATTGATGCCTGCAACCAGGGGCGCATTGATGCTGAGATTGTTTTTACCGGATCAGACGTTGGCGGGGTAAAAGGCCTGGATCGGGCAAAAAAAGCAGGTATTGATACGTTTGTGGTGGATTATGCCCGGATCATTGCTAATTGTCGTGAGGTCCGGGATATTGACAGCCTGCTTCCCAAAGATTTTGACCTTGAAGTGATTCTTGGAAAACAGCGGCTGGTGGATGTGGAAAAGAATCGTGAAACAGCCCTGTTTTTCATAAAATCCAGGGTTATTGCCGAACGGCAGCTTTTAGATAATATTGAATCCTATGATATGGATTTGCTGGTTCTGGCCGGGTTCATGCGGGTTCTGACCCCTTATTTTATTGACCAGATTAATACCAACGCCTTGGGCCATAGGATCATGAATATCCATCCGGCGCTGCTGCCTGCATTTCCCGGTATCGACGGATACGGAGACACCTTCCGATATGGGTGCAAAATTGGTGGATGCACGGTTCACTTTGTTGATTACGGAGAAGACACAGGCCCTATCATCGGCCAAAAGGCATTTGAAATAGGCGATGGTGATACATTGGAAGATGTTAAAGAAAAAGGGTTGCAAAAGGAGTGGGAACTGTATCCGGCATGTATTCAGAAGTTTGCCCAATCCCGCTAA
- a CDS encoding class I SAM-dependent methyltransferase, whose protein sequence is MSNLRTGRQKYYNIFSHFYDLFIKLHSHNYGEETRKFLVDSAQLDKKIHPRMLDICCGTGSVVLAFAKKSADIQTVGYDFSLGMLHKAKQKDLSGRTFFINGDAARLSFGDDCFDVVCCSHALYELKNQVRTKALLEMKRVVKPDGLVLIMEHEVPRKRFIKMLFYIRMLSMGPKDSQEFVKQGTAPFEKIFDNVTLSHTISGKSKLIICRKK, encoded by the coding sequence ATGTCAAATTTACGAACAGGCCGACAAAAATATTATAATATTTTTTCTCATTTTTATGATCTTTTTATAAAACTTCATTCTCATAATTATGGAGAAGAGACTCGCAAATTCCTGGTAGATTCAGCTCAATTGGATAAAAAGATTCACCCCAGGATGCTGGATATATGCTGCGGTACAGGATCTGTTGTGCTGGCGTTTGCCAAAAAATCCGCTGATATTCAGACTGTTGGGTATGATTTTTCCCTTGGTATGCTGCATAAGGCAAAACAAAAAGATTTATCCGGTCGAACTTTTTTTATTAACGGGGATGCGGCAAGACTGTCCTTTGGTGATGATTGTTTTGATGTTGTCTGCTGCTCCCATGCATTATACGAGTTGAAAAACCAGGTGAGGACAAAGGCGCTTTTAGAAATGAAACGGGTCGTTAAGCCAGACGGGTTGGTATTGATCATGGAGCATGAAGTGCCGCGGAAACGATTCATAAAAATGCTCTTTTATATCCGGATGCTGTCAATGGGGCCAAAGGATTCCCAGGAATTCGTAAAGCAGGGTACTGCCCCATTTGAGAAAATTTTTGACAATGTTACTTTGTCACACACGATATCAGGTAAAAGCAAATTAATCATTTGCCGCAAAAAATAA
- a CDS encoding serine/threonine protein kinase, translated as MSSDVKKLIHKYMPDSPMSRFGKIFTDSTEFMSIDYSDVMKLGNEHFLVLKNEQERRFGLVDPKYWVKRVKHLESGKSQILKLAFYETFPMHIGPFEIKCFRSPRKEARILDLVKGDVRFMQGYSKDDVAGNNVRVLDIIRGKRLDVVVHDIPVDHKTYFYEYFPDILEKFMGACEAIGFLHRHDEKHGDVRRDHLWVESGTGEYRWIDFDYAFELYENPFGLDLFGLGNILVYLVGKANLTMQTLLELGTENSILNTLNSDDYSVVIGNRVVNVKKIYNYIPNSLNNILMHLSPSSSVFYESVDEILVDMNKSLKEIRSL; from the coding sequence ATGAGTAGTGACGTTAAAAAACTTATCCATAAGTATATGCCTGATTCCCCAATGTCCCGTTTTGGGAAGATTTTCACTGATTCGACTGAATTTATGAGTATTGATTACAGTGATGTCATGAAACTTGGAAATGAGCATTTTCTTGTACTTAAAAATGAGCAGGAGCGCCGATTTGGTTTGGTTGACCCGAAATATTGGGTAAAGCGCGTTAAGCATCTTGAATCCGGTAAGTCTCAAATTTTAAAATTAGCCTTTTATGAAACGTTTCCAATGCATATTGGGCCGTTCGAAATTAAGTGTTTTAGAAGTCCTCGTAAAGAAGCTAGAATCTTAGATCTTGTTAAAGGGGACGTGCGTTTCATGCAGGGATATTCTAAAGATGACGTAGCAGGAAATAATGTCAGGGTCTTGGATATCATTCGCGGAAAGCGGCTTGACGTTGTGGTGCACGATATCCCGGTCGATCATAAAACGTATTTTTATGAATATTTTCCTGATATACTTGAGAAGTTTATGGGTGCCTGCGAAGCAATCGGTTTTTTGCACCGCCACGATGAAAAACATGGTGATGTCCGGCGTGATCACTTGTGGGTTGAAAGTGGAACCGGAGAATATCGGTGGATCGACTTTGATTATGCGTTTGAGCTTTACGAAAATCCCTTCGGTCTGGATCTTTTCGGATTAGGAAACATTCTTGTCTATCTTGTCGGTAAAGCAAATCTTACTATGCAGACGTTGCTGGAACTTGGAACAGAAAATTCTATTCTAAATACACTGAATTCAGATGATTATTCTGTAGTTATAGGCAACCGTGTCGTTAATGTGAAGAAAATATATAATTATATTCCAAATTCATTAAATAATATCTTGATGCATTTATCACCTTCAAGTTCGGTTTTTTATGAGTCGGTAGATGAAATACTGGTTGATATGAATAAAAGTTTAAAAGAGATTCGGTCTTTATAA
- a CDS encoding universal stress protein has translation MTLNKILVAFDGSENSFNAVEYVGDIVKHYPISRVLILYVERLPDKDLYPDDETWVSQCKKNEVEMTEKLSLAKQTLIKQGAPADVVADQYFASCKSPFHDTDICTTGRSIGMDILRIREEGNYDTVVIGRRGVTKAEEFLFGSVSTKVVQSAADCTVWVVN, from the coding sequence ATGACGCTTAATAAGATTCTTGTAGCATTTGATGGATCTGAAAATTCTTTCAACGCGGTTGAATATGTAGGTGATATAGTGAAGCATTACCCCATATCCCGAGTTTTAATTCTTTATGTCGAAAGGCTTCCGGATAAGGATCTTTACCCTGATGATGAAACTTGGGTCAGTCAGTGTAAAAAAAATGAAGTTGAGATGACTGAAAAGCTGTCATTGGCAAAGCAAACTCTCATAAAACAAGGCGCACCTGCTGATGTTGTGGCTGATCAATATTTTGCCAGTTGCAAATCGCCATTTCATGATACGGATATATGTACTACCGGACGCAGTATCGGTATGGATATTTTGAGGATCAGGGAAGAAGGAAATTACGATACCGTTGTAATCGGCAGGCGCGGAGTGACCAAAGCTGAAGAGTTTTTGTTTGGCTCGGTTTCGACAAAGGTCGTTCAATCCGCTGCTGATTGTACCGTATGGGTTGTAAACTGA
- a CDS encoding zinc-dependent alcohol dehydrogenase family protein encodes MKAMILKKLGLFAENQTPLDLVDLPVPVPGNDEILVKVSVCGVCHTELDEIEGRSAPPVLPVILGHQVVGQVETAGKNVKGFQLGDRVGIAWIYSACRTCEFCLAGNENLCKDFKATGKDANGGYAEYMVIPEHFAVPVPDGLKDTETAPLLCAGAIGYRSLRLTGLKNGQNIGLTGFGASGHLVLKLVRLQYPDAKVFVFARNPVEREFAKELGAVWAGDTAEASPELLDSVIDTTPAWKPVVEAMKNLKPGGRLVINAIRKEEMDKDYLLELDYPAHLWMEKEIKSVANICHKDVVEFLTLAERFGIRPEVEEFALEEANQALAALKKGTIRGAKVLKIG; translated from the coding sequence ATGAAAGCCATGATCCTGAAAAAACTTGGTCTTTTTGCTGAAAACCAGACGCCTCTGGATTTGGTTGATCTGCCCGTTCCTGTTCCAGGAAATGACGAAATTTTGGTTAAAGTATCTGTTTGCGGGGTCTGCCATACTGAACTGGATGAAATTGAAGGCAGATCTGCACCACCCGTTCTGCCTGTTATTTTGGGACACCAGGTGGTGGGACAGGTTGAAACGGCCGGTAAAAATGTTAAAGGTTTTCAACTTGGTGACCGGGTTGGGATTGCATGGATTTATTCAGCTTGCCGGACATGTGAATTCTGTCTGGCCGGCAATGAGAACCTGTGTAAGGATTTTAAGGCCACAGGGAAGGATGCCAATGGCGGGTATGCAGAATATATGGTCATTCCAGAACACTTTGCCGTTCCTGTTCCGGATGGGCTTAAGGATACGGAGACTGCGCCACTTTTATGTGCAGGTGCAATCGGGTACCGCTCTTTGAGATTAACAGGGCTTAAGAATGGTCAGAATATCGGGCTGACCGGGTTTGGTGCTTCGGGTCATCTGGTATTAAAGCTGGTCAGGTTACAATATCCTGATGCAAAGGTGTTTGTTTTTGCCAGAAATCCTGTAGAGAGAGAATTTGCAAAAGAGCTTGGGGCTGTCTGGGCCGGGGATACGGCAGAAGCGTCACCGGAACTGCTGGACTCTGTTATTGACACCACACCGGCCTGGAAACCGGTTGTTGAGGCAATGAAAAACCTTAAACCCGGCGGACGGCTGGTCATCAATGCCATCAGGAAAGAAGAGATGGATAAGGATTACCTTTTAGAACTGGATTATCCAGCCCATCTTTGGATGGAAAAAGAGATCAAGAGTGTGGCCAATATCTGCCATAAGGATGTCGTAGAATTTTTAACCCTGGCTGAGCGGTTTGGCATCCGGCCGGAGGTTGAGGAATTTGCACTTGAAGAGGCGAACCAGGCCCTGGCAGCGCTGAAAAAAGGGACCATCAGGGGAGCAAAGGTCTTGAAAATAGGCTGA
- a CDS encoding methyl-accepting chemotaxis protein: protein MMKSVNLNQKLLTIGVLLTVLPLMAVFGFVFKQNSKSTELARTESIKMADVDLEHIVDGIYALARSQQEVIEQNIGYALNVAENLLSKAGGLKIDTATEKWEAINQYTKKAVFVSLPKMYAGDEWLGKISRKDLTAPLVDDVLKLVGTTCTVFQKMNEQGDMLRVATNVIKTNGNRAIGTYIPSVNPDGSPNSVVSKVKQGQTYVGRAYVVNGWYITAYKPMYDEQKQLVGVLYVGIPQESTTTLRNEIMNKVIGKTGYVYVLDTKGNYVISQHEKQAGQNILSLKDNAGRYFVQELIDKAKQLNEGEVAGHTYQWEDPEDQRVKIKKVKFAYFKKWDWIIIAGSFEEEFMESAYKIAENSRKNNYTFVIILGISTLLAVVVWFFMARRISRPINVIIGSLNNGAESVAVASKQISSSSQQLAEGAFQQAASVEETSSSMEEIASMIRLNSQNAGQADLLTKEASKVMAEANQSMVRLIQSMQEISTASKETGNIIKNIDDISFQTNLLALNAAVEAARAGESGAGFAVVADEVRNLAMRAADAAKETAGLIETTLSKISDGSDLVKQTNETFKDVFQSFETFANLVAEISESSKEQSEGIEQVNKAISEIDQVVQQNAANAEESASASEEMNYQAKQLRQTVGDLNKLISGDKATG, encoded by the coding sequence ATGATGAAAAGCGTGAATTTAAACCAAAAACTTTTGACGATTGGGGTTCTGCTGACGGTTTTACCCTTAATGGCAGTGTTTGGTTTTGTGTTTAAACAGAATTCAAAAAGCACCGAACTTGCCAGAACAGAAAGCATCAAGATGGCTGATGTAGACCTTGAGCACATTGTAGATGGGATATATGCCCTTGCCAGATCACAGCAGGAAGTGATCGAACAGAACATTGGATATGCGTTGAACGTCGCTGAGAATTTGTTGAGCAAGGCTGGGGGGTTAAAGATTGATACGGCCACTGAGAAATGGGAGGCGATCAATCAGTATACGAAAAAGGCCGTTTTCGTATCCCTGCCAAAGATGTATGCCGGTGACGAATGGCTGGGCAAGATCAGCCGGAAAGATCTGACAGCTCCACTGGTGGACGATGTTTTAAAACTTGTTGGAACGACCTGCACGGTGTTCCAGAAAATGAATGAACAGGGTGATATGTTGCGGGTGGCCACAAATGTCATTAAAACCAATGGAAACCGTGCCATTGGTACCTATATCCCTTCAGTCAATCCAGATGGATCTCCAAATTCTGTAGTTTCCAAGGTGAAGCAGGGCCAGACTTATGTCGGCAGGGCCTACGTGGTCAATGGATGGTATATAACCGCTTATAAGCCCATGTATGATGAGCAAAAGCAGCTTGTAGGTGTGCTCTATGTTGGAATTCCACAGGAAAGCACCACCACCCTTAGGAATGAAATTATGAACAAGGTGATCGGTAAAACCGGTTATGTGTATGTTCTTGACACCAAAGGAAATTATGTTATTTCCCAGCATGAAAAACAGGCCGGTCAAAATATTTTAAGTTTAAAGGATAACGCTGGCAGATACTTTGTTCAGGAGTTGATTGACAAAGCCAAGCAGCTAAATGAGGGTGAGGTTGCCGGGCACACGTACCAATGGGAAGATCCTGAGGATCAAAGGGTTAAAATCAAAAAGGTTAAATTTGCTTATTTTAAAAAATGGGACTGGATCATAATTGCGGGCAGTTTTGAAGAGGAATTTATGGAGTCTGCTTATAAAATTGCAGAAAATTCAAGGAAAAACAATTACACTTTTGTGATAATTTTGGGAATCTCCACATTACTGGCTGTGGTGGTTTGGTTTTTTATGGCCCGAAGAATTTCACGGCCGATCAATGTAATCATTGGCAGCCTGAACAATGGTGCCGAATCTGTGGCGGTTGCTTCCAAGCAGATTTCATCTTCCAGTCAGCAATTGGCAGAAGGTGCTTTCCAACAGGCAGCATCTGTTGAGGAAACCAGTTCTTCCATGGAAGAAATTGCTTCAATGATCCGGCTTAATTCCCAAAATGCCGGTCAGGCAGATTTGCTTACAAAAGAAGCCAGTAAAGTCATGGCAGAAGCAAACCAATCCATGGTCAGGCTGATTCAGTCAATGCAAGAGATTTCAACAGCCAGTAAAGAAACCGGAAATATCATTAAAAACATTGATGATATTTCATTCCAGACCAATCTTTTGGCGCTTAATGCTGCTGTTGAAGCTGCAAGGGCCGGCGAATCCGGAGCCGGTTTTGCTGTGGTGGCTGACGAAGTCAGAAACCTTGCCATGCGTGCGGCAGATGCGGCTAAAGAGACGGCCGGTCTTATTGAGACTACACTGAGCAAGATTTCAGACGGCAGCGACCTTGTCAAACAGACCAATGAGACTTTCAAAGACGTTTTCCAGAGCTTTGAGACTTTCGCAAATCTGGTGGCTGAGATATCTGAATCATCGAAAGAACAGTCAGAGGGGATAGAGCAAGTAAACAAGGCCATTTCAGAGATTGATCAGGTGGTCCAGCAGAATGCGGCCAATGCTGAGGAATCTGCTTCTGCATCAGAAGAGATGAATTATCAAGCCAAGCAACTCAGACAGACTGTGGGTGATTTAAACAAGCTGATATCCGGCGATAAAGCGACTGGCTAA